Within Acanthochromis polyacanthus isolate Apoly-LR-REF ecotype Palm Island chromosome 3, KAUST_Apoly_ChrSc, whole genome shotgun sequence, the genomic segment TAAATCAAGTTTACAATGGGTGTGTGTGGATGACAACATTCATATGAGAAGAAATGTGAGTAATTTGTGTGAGGCTGACAGGCGTAAGGATCCTGGATAGTTTCGGCATAAACAGGCTGCAGGCTCAACCCTGCGCTTAGCTTCCAGCTCCATTCCTAATAATGTCTTATGACTTGTGCTTACATTTATTTTCCAGTTAGTGTCCAATTAGTCTGTCAAAAGCAGTTCCTATTGGATTTGCTGAGAGAGCAAATAGGCACTGAGGGCCATGTGTGTCATGGAAATGCGTCTCACATTGATGCATTCTCTGGCATTCCTAGCTAGTGGCAGCAGGGCAGCACACATCGCTACGTTCTGTCTTCTTGGCAAAGCATCACAATGAAACATTGTACCATGGTAAAACAATGACATCTTTACGAGGCCTCACTGAATGAACAAAAGCATCTGGCTCGGGATGGcaataacaaccacaaaacagcaGAGTAAAAAACAAGTGCAGCGCAACTTCAGTCGCCTCAGAGCAGCAACGTTTTTTAGAGGCATTCTGGCGGTTTGGGTGTTCTCAGAAggtttcttttctgtctttctcatttttgaggtTTCTGTTACATTCCTCTCAACTTCCTGTTTTTTGAGATGGGAGATGGTTCCCACACTGTTTGAACTCTTAGATCTCTTCTTTCCCCTTTTCctgctcgtttttttttttaaatctcctcTTAGATCCAGTCTGCAAACCATTTCACACGCCTGTCCATTCAACAGGGTCTTTCTCTGCTGAGCTAAACAGTGTTTTATGTTGTAAACATACTGTTCATACACTGCTCATTGCAGTTATATTGTTCACTGACAGTACcttaaaaacataattaaataatatatacagacagaaatgcatataaagagaaaaagagaacaCCGAGGGTGATGTTGCCAAGCAGTCTGCTGCCAGATAAATGACTGCTGAGCCAATTTGGCCCTGGGGTCAGGATAAGGCCCTGTtgctaaaacaaataaacacagtaaCAAAGCCCAATATCAGGTTAATCTCGAGCCATTATGCAAACCAGATGGGTTCATTTTACAAACTGAATCTGCAACAACATCATAGCCCACTCGGGACAGAATCATTAGTGCATTATCTTGTCAGAGATCATTCCAGGTTTCTGTTGTCCACGAAGAGATAACATAATCTCTACAATTCTCTAATTGATATTTAAGAGgttcttcttttctttacaCTAAATATTGCATATTACCTCCCTCTAacataatgtttattttgtctaattATGTTTTTGCGGTCATGATCCTCCCGACAGCATATTTTCTGCAGCAAGTTTGCCACAAAAAGTAAGTAAATACACATCATGCTGAAAACTCTTGGTGCTGTCAGTGAAGTGGCAGGCCATTACCATATGGTGGATGAATTGTCTTGGTGCCTTCCACTTTTATGGCTGAGCTGCTCTTTTTGGGTTCCAAGACCAGCTTTTCTGGATATTTAAAGTCATCCTAAGATTGAAACTGGAGCCAGAGTAAATGTGGCACTGGTTTTCCATGTCCCCACACTGGACTGTGACCTTGTGTTTTTGGCAGCTGAAGGAATGATGTCAACATTAGTTATGACTCAGAGTGGCTCCAAAGTTTTCAGTGCAATTTATGTGGAAATAATGCAATGACAATAACTGACAATCTTTAGGATTACACAACCCCTAGGCTTttgaggacagacatgaggacagcaTCACGCTATGACATATTTCTACAGGATTTTATATTCTCTCATTAGAGCAGGGTTTGATAGACTGTATTTGCAACATGGCTGCCCATTTTAAACATGCAAAGCTTCCGCAGTGAAAATATTTGGAGATGGAAACACAGTTTACATGTGACTATCAAAAAAACTGTAGCACACGTCATCACTAATGCAGTGTACAGTCACATGATAGAGAATATGGCCATTTAATTAACACTAAAATGATGCTCATGAATagtgtaaaacatttacagtgACTAACAGAGCAAATGTTAGACTTTTGTAAGCTTAttgtttttacatcatttatttcagacatttcaacaaacaactataactttttttgtccacacaTGGAGGACTGCTTGTTCATGGACAATCAAAGCATTGACATTATATGTCTTTTCCAGGGATGCTGTTAAACACGGTACATTAATAAATACATCGCGAGTTCTTATAGCTGCTTGCAACTGTATTACAGTGCTACAAACCATTTatttaatgcaaataaatattcTGATGAATGAAAAACAGATGGGTTAAAGTGTTCATTTCTATAACTAGTTTAATAAAATTATAGAAACTTTGAATACAACTCAGGCATGGAATTATCATATCAGAGTCACTGTTTACAACTGGGTAATAAACGTCAACTACAATGCAGCACAAAAATTTAACTTCTCACAAATATGGTACTTGTCCAAACAACATGCCTGCTTAATGGGCACTGCGTTAAATAGTGGATTTCTTGTCATTCTAAAAGAGACAATTCTGCAGTGAATACAGTTGCTGTGCGCCAATGAGCAAAAATGCATGACATTTTTGGCATATTACTGTACCAAACAAGCACTAAATAACGACATATAGTATTTGTGAGAGAAAACAGTTGAAGCAATTTCATCCAAAAGATCACTTGAGCTTCTAACCCCCTCTGCATTCATAGTCTCCATGTCCTTATAGGACCTTGTTTTGCAATGAGCAGTTGAGAAACATTTCACAGATCCCCCACTCACAGTTCTGTAAGCATGTGAGAGTGAAGTCATCGTTTTCCGAGACACTTGCCAGAGTGTGGGACAAAAATTATTTGTAGGCTCCGTGTCAATTTATTTTGCTATTGAAGTTCATTTGAGGTCCTGAAGTGCCAGAgtcaaaacacaaagacaaaatgaaattaataGTACCATGTCAAACTGAAGCGCTTGTATATTGATATTGTATTTAGTCTTACCTTTCTCATGCGAACTTTGACCACGTTGTCATCCTTTTGATCTCCAGCCTCATTTGTTCCatctaaaaacaaactggacGGTTGTGTGTTGCTGTTACCAACCGAGTGCATGTCCTCATCCACCTCCTCCATTCTAGAGGCAGTGGCTCCTGGTCTCTGGTGTTCCCTGTGACCATCTGCCACCTCACCGGCAGGTGACTCACTGAAGTAATGACCAGAGGCTTGGTTACCATGGAGTTTGCTGCTGACCTCTGCAGAGCATGGTGGcggattttgtgtgtgttgttcagCAGCTTCATGTCTATCATCCATGTGCTGAAGAGCTGGATTTTGAGAAACACTAACATCAGTATTCTTAAGAGGATCCAGTAGAGAGGTGTCATCTGCCTCGATAAGGCTGACCTCTAGGATAGTGTCCAGTTTTGAatagctgttttctgtctgatgaGGTACAGCTGGATCTTCACAAACAGTCAAGTCTGCGGGTACTAAGCTCTGATCAATATTTTCCATTCGCTGACCCACAGAATTTTTCATATACTCATCTGTACACTGAATTGCATTTGTCTGTGTGGGATTTCCTCCTGAATATCCAGCATTTGGCTGTTCAATTGCCAcgttgctgtttgctgtctgtgaGCAACACTGACTTTTGACACAAATATCAGATGATTCAGTAAGTTCATGTCTGGCATGTGCTGCTTTCTCGCTGCTTTCTACTTGTGCACTTTTCTCTCCCTGCGGCCTGTTCACTGCTGTTATTTCAACATTGTGCTGGTCCATCAGTGTCTGGCAGGATGTTTCACAACCATCATCCTGATCCCATACTCCAATACAGTCAAGATGATCCTGGTCTCCCCTTTGAATGTCTCTTGAGCGATGTTTAAgttctgtattttcatttagAGTTTCTGCCTCAATCAATCCATCCAGCTTGTCAGCAGACTCTGCGCTCCAGTTTTGAGTTATTCCTTCATTATATTCTCCATCTACCACTGAAGTCACAACTGGTTCCACAGTTTTGTTAGCCGGTAACATAGCATTATCATCCTCCATCACAGTAGCTGAACCGTGCAGCACATCAACTGAGACACTTGCATCAGCTTGATCAGAAGTGGAAATCTTCCTTTCTTCAACATCTGGGAGGTCAGTTTGAGGTTCCAGTTCAGCAGAAGCGGACTGGCTTAGTGTGGCCTCAGAGATTTCAGGAGGTCTGCTGTAACCCTCTGTATGGCTCTCTTTTGTTTCCTGATGATTTGGAAGTTCGCCAGGCTGTTCACCAGCAGATTCTGACAACGGAGGCCCATTGTCTGAAGAGATAGAGATGTATTGTCGCTCTTCACGAGAGACATGTGGACATTTAAAGACATTATCGTCATCGCAGATGTTGAGACTCTGGCTACTTTCTGTGTCAATGTCGCTTTCATCAGTGATAGCTTTTTCACTTTCACAGCTGCCATCAGTTGCACAAGAAATAGTTGCACTAGACATACCATTGTTTGAGTTAGAGGAAAACTCCCCAGAATTCTCAGCATTTGTGGTTGGGAGACGCTCTGATTTAGAAAGCCTTTGGGGAATGTCAGCACCCACCAACTCGTGAGAGCCATGAAGTGATTGCTGCAAATCTGGTGGAACTTTTCCATGGTTTTCCATTAGCTCCAAGTGTTCTGATTTAGTATCATCCTTCAAAACAGAAGCCGTCCCCTCAAGTGTCTGAGCCAGGTCAGCTGTAGGTAGTTGGTGGCAGCCCTCTGGCATGGAAGCACACCTCGTCCGTCGACCTTGTTTGGAAGCATCTGAGCCCACCCAAAGCCCCTCACTGTCCACCCCATGACAGCAGACCAGATCCAGATCATCATAGCTGTACTGTAATCCTGACGGGTGAGTCACATGCTCCTCCCAACTTCTTTTCCGTATGGCTACCGGCATTGTGGACAGCCCGTGCTATCCCATAGAGCTGCTCTTGATGTCAGGTTAAAGTGGAGAACCAGATCTGCTGCAACTGAGAAGAGAAATGGGGATAAGAAACAGCCAGTGCGCCAAAGTTGTGAGTTTACAGTAACTGAATGTGCAGATGACAATATGGCAAATAATGTTTCACTTTTCAAGTAAACAGCTGGGGAATAGTGAGTGGAAGTTCAAGAGGGGTGTAATTACACTGCATTCGCAAGTCCCTGGAAAGTATAAACTCAGCTGCGTTGGTGTAAGATGTCAGGAACTCCTGTTAAGCTAATCTACCAAGGAAAAATGATATCTTTTTGAGTAAAACTCACATTAAAGGTTGCCCACTACACTAAATGGCCTTGAAAtgcaacttttgtttttgcctttgaTGTTAAGAAACTTCCaggaaaaatccaaacaaagagaggattcttaaaaaaaaaagctattcatCAAGATTAATACTTATCTGTGAGGAGCACATTGTAACAGAACCACTTTGATAAATGTGCACCACCAACTGTGCAAAACTAGTCTTAAAAGTTCTAAGTGTTGGTTATCTGTCATTCTGCACCTTCCCATACACCCACAAAATTGAGTATGGCGTAACTGAACGgaactaaaacaacaaatgacagTGAGTGGCTGGTTGTCGGGAGTCCAACATTATCATTATCAACATGCTGTGGGTCTTATCATATGTATCAGACCAAGATATGGTAAACTATACTATCATACTGtgctcagttttttttatccTGTTGTTGTAGTTCTGAATGTACAGAAGTACAAGAACACAGAGACTCAATGTGTAACACAAATTCTATTCAAGCTTTACATCTGCAAAACTTCACGACAGAAGCATAAGAGATTTAGAATCCTTATGTACTTCTAGTATTGTACACTACGTAACTGAAATACACAAGCAAAGAAACTgattttttacaaatgtttcagaataagaaaaatTTTGCAGCTTCCCAAACAACCATTTC encodes:
- the LOC110966573 gene encoding uncharacterized protein LOC110966573; translated protein: MPVAIRKRSWEEHVTHPSGLQYSYDDLDLVCCHGVDSEGLWVGSDASKQGRRTRCASMPEGCHQLPTADLAQTLEGTASVLKDDTKSEHLELMENHGKVPPDLQQSLHGSHELVGADIPQRLSKSERLPTTNAENSGEFSSNSNNGMSSATISCATDGSCESEKAITDESDIDTESSQSLNICDDDNVFKCPHVSREERQYISISSDNGPPLSESAGEQPGELPNHQETKESHTEGYSRPPEISEATLSQSASAELEPQTDLPDVEERKISTSDQADASVSVDVLHGSATVMEDDNAMLPANKTVEPVVTSVVDGEYNEGITQNWSAESADKLDGLIEAETLNENTELKHRSRDIQRGDQDHLDCIGVWDQDDGCETSCQTLMDQHNVEITAVNRPQGEKSAQVESSEKAAHARHELTESSDICVKSQCCSQTANSNVAIEQPNAGYSGGNPTQTNAIQCTDEYMKNSVGQRMENIDQSLVPADLTVCEDPAVPHQTENSYSKLDTILEVSLIEADDTSLLDPLKNTDVSVSQNPALQHMDDRHEAAEQHTQNPPPCSAEVSSKLHGNQASGHYFSESPAGEVADGHREHQRPGATASRMEEVDEDMHSVGNSNTQPSSLFLDGTNEAGDQKDDNVVKVRMRKDLK